From Cellulophaga lytica DSM 7489, a single genomic window includes:
- the nhaD gene encoding sodium:proton antiporter NhaD translates to METIIIIIFFVGYLAITLEHNLKIDKLIPALAMMALLWAVIALAHMPVFEVDAALRELAPSHVDEILLHHLGKTAEILVFLLGAMTIVEIIDYFNGFATIKGFIKTRSKRKLLWLFSILAFILSAIIDNLTATIVLITILQKVIRNRETRLWFAGMIIVAANAGGAWSPIGDVTTTMLWIADKVSAAQLVEHVFVPSVVCMVVPTLIASRFKAFQGNIEEVEETASEKKSKFGSTMLYLGLGAIVFVPFFKTITHLPPYVGMMLSLAVVATFAEIYSNSKFSISNVDGESEAASHHSPVHHSLSKIELPSILFFLGILLAVAALESLGMLFHFAENLNAAIPNSDFVVMLLGAGSAVIDNVPLVAASIGMFPQGMDDPLWHFIAYSAGTGGSMLIIGSAAGVVAMGMEKIDFFWYLKKITWLALVGFLAGAGSFILIRDFILNV, encoded by the coding sequence ATGGAGACCATTATAATAATTATTTTTTTTGTTGGTTATTTAGCAATAACCTTAGAGCACAATCTTAAAATAGATAAGTTAATACCTGCACTTGCAATGATGGCATTGTTATGGGCAGTAATAGCTTTAGCTCATATGCCAGTTTTTGAAGTAGATGCTGCTTTGCGAGAATTAGCGCCAAGCCACGTAGATGAAATTCTACTACATCACTTAGGGAAAACGGCAGAAATATTGGTCTTTTTACTAGGAGCAATGACTATTGTAGAAATTATAGATTACTTTAATGGTTTTGCTACTATTAAAGGATTTATAAAAACTAGAAGTAAACGTAAATTATTATGGTTGTTCTCCATTCTTGCTTTTATCTTATCAGCAATTATAGATAACCTAACAGCTACTATTGTATTAATAACAATTTTACAAAAAGTAATTAGAAACAGAGAAACTCGTTTGTGGTTTGCTGGGATGATTATTGTTGCTGCAAATGCAGGTGGAGCTTGGTCTCCTATTGGAGATGTAACAACAACAATGCTTTGGATTGCAGATAAAGTTTCTGCAGCACAATTAGTAGAGCACGTATTTGTACCATCTGTAGTATGTATGGTTGTACCAACACTTATAGCAAGTAGATTTAAGGCTTTTCAGGGTAATATAGAAGAGGTTGAAGAAACAGCTAGTGAAAAGAAATCTAAATTTGGATCTACAATGTTGTATTTAGGTTTAGGAGCTATTGTTTTTGTTCCTTTCTTTAAAACTATTACACACTTACCACCATACGTAGGTATGATGTTGTCTTTAGCGGTAGTTGCAACTTTTGCAGAAATATACAGTAATTCTAAATTTAGTATTTCTAATGTAGACGGAGAAAGTGAAGCAGCTTCTCACCATAGTCCTGTTCATCATTCTTTATCTAAGATAGAGTTACCAAGTATCTTATTTTTCTTAGGTATTTTATTAGCTGTTGCAGCATTAGAATCTTTAGGTATGTTATTCCACTTTGCAGAAAACTTAAATGCTGCAATTCCAAATTCAGATTTTGTAGTAATGTTATTAGGTGCAGGTTCTGCAGTTATAGATAACGTTCCTTTAGTAGCAGCAAGTATTGGTATGTTCCCACAAGGTATGGATGATCCATTATGGCACTTTATTGCATATTCTGCAGGTACAGGTGGTAGTATGTTAATTATTGGTTCTGCCGCTGGTGTAGTTGCAATGGGTATGGAAAAAATAGATTTCTTTTGGTATTTAAAGAAAATCACTTGGTTAGCTCTAGTAGGGTTTTTAGCAGGTGCAGGATCTTTTATTTTAATTAGAGATTTTATATTAAACGTATAA
- a CDS encoding energy transducer TonB — protein MSFLDTKHKKKSFTLTTLLLSVLLLLLFYVGLTYMDPPEEKGIAVNFGQMDFGKGNVQPKEKIKSEPIKTTKEVVEEQQEEVKPVAEPQVQQESAQEKAAEKLVTQDNEESILIKQKQEAKRKADAAAKKAKAEAERKEQQRVAAEKAEAERKRKAEQAKRDKVDNLFGGLAKSDGKATGGEGDDNKAGDKGNPQGNPYATSYYGAPGSGNGGSGYGLSGRKLLAKGKVKQDCNEEGRVVVKIVVDRNGKVLSATPGVKGTTNNHPCLLKPAEATARLHKWNLDANAPSRQIGFVVVNFKLGE, from the coding sequence ATGTCGTTCTTAGATACCAAACACAAGAAAAAATCTTTTACGCTTACAACGTTGTTGCTAAGCGTACTCTTGTTGTTGCTTTTTTATGTTGGATTAACTTATATGGATCCTCCAGAAGAAAAGGGTATTGCCGTAAATTTTGGTCAGATGGACTTTGGAAAGGGGAATGTACAGCCAAAGGAGAAAATAAAATCTGAGCCAATTAAAACAACTAAAGAAGTTGTTGAGGAACAACAAGAAGAAGTTAAGCCAGTTGCAGAGCCTCAAGTACAACAGGAGTCTGCACAAGAAAAGGCTGCAGAAAAATTGGTTACTCAAGATAATGAAGAATCAATTTTAATAAAACAAAAGCAAGAAGCTAAACGCAAGGCAGATGCTGCAGCAAAAAAAGCAAAAGCAGAAGCAGAGCGTAAAGAGCAGCAACGTGTTGCTGCAGAAAAAGCTGAGGCAGAACGCAAACGTAAAGCAGAACAAGCCAAAAGGGATAAAGTAGATAATCTTTTTGGTGGTTTAGCAAAGTCTGACGGTAAAGCTACAGGAGGAGAAGGAGACGATAATAAAGCTGGTGATAAAGGTAATCCACAAGGTAACCCTTATGCAACTAGCTATTATGGTGCTCCAGGGTCAGGAAATGGTGGTTCTGGTTATGGTCTTTCTGGAAGAAAATTACTTGCTAAAGGTAAGGTAAAACAAGACTGTAATGAAGAAGGTAGGGTAGTTGTTAAAATAGTAGTAGACCGTAATGGTAAGGTGCTATCTGCAACACCAGGTGTAAAAGGTACTACAAACAATCATCCTTGTTTACTAAAGCCTGCAGAGGCAACTGCACGTTTACATAAGTGGAACTTAGATGCTAATGCACCAAGCAGACAAATAGGATTTGTTGTTGTAAACTTTAAATTAGGAGAGTAA
- a CDS encoding ExbD/TolR family protein: MKLKGRNKVSPDFSMSSMTDIVFLLLVFFMLTSNAPNALDLLLPKARGKSTNTQNVSVSINKNLEYFVNNEKINGKYIEIELKKALEGQEKPTIILRAEETVPVKEAVNVMDIANKNNYKVILAVRAK, translated from the coding sequence ATGAAATTAAAAGGAAGAAATAAAGTAAGTCCAGACTTTAGTATGTCGTCTATGACGGACATCGTGTTTTTATTGTTGGTGTTTTTTATGCTAACTTCAAATGCACCAAATGCACTAGATCTGTTGCTCCCTAAGGCAAGAGGGAAGTCAACCAACACACAAAATGTATCTGTAAGTATTAATAAAAACTTAGAGTATTTTGTGAATAATGAAAAAATAAACGGGAAGTATATAGAAATTGAATTAAAGAAAGCACTAGAAGGTCAAGAAAAACCAACAATTATTTTAAGGGCAGAAGAAACAGTGCCTGTAAAAGAAGCAGTAAACGTTATGGATATTGCTAATAAAAATAATTATAAGGTAATCTTAGCTGTGCGAGCCAAATAA
- a CDS encoding MotA/TolQ/ExbB proton channel family protein, with protein sequence MLLFQDAANEVVMGESVSEEKTLSVIDLIVNGGAGSIIIIAILGILLFVALYIYFERIFAIKAASKIDKNFMNQIKDHVTNGKLEAARMLCAQTDSPVARLTEKGVSRIGKPLDDINTAIENAGTLEVYKLEKNVSVLATVAGAAPMIGFLGTVIGMILAFHEMASAGGQAEMGSLASGIYTAMTTTVAGLVVGIIAYIGYNHLVNRTGKVVHAMEANAVDFLDLLNEPL encoded by the coding sequence ATGTTATTGTTTCAAGATGCTGCTAATGAGGTAGTAATGGGAGAAAGTGTATCCGAAGAAAAAACACTATCAGTAATAGATTTAATTGTAAATGGTGGTGCAGGAAGCATTATTATTATAGCAATTTTAGGAATTCTTTTATTTGTTGCTCTATATATTTATTTTGAAAGAATCTTTGCAATAAAGGCTGCTTCTAAAATTGATAAAAATTTTATGAATCAGATTAAAGATCACGTAACAAATGGCAAGCTAGAGGCTGCTCGTATGTTATGTGCGCAAACAGATTCTCCGGTAGCTAGACTAACAGAAAAAGGTGTTTCTAGAATAGGAAAGCCTTTAGATGATATTAATACAGCCATAGAAAATGCGGGCACCTTAGAAGTTTACAAATTAGAAAAAAATGTAAGCGTTTTGGCAACTGTTGCTGGTGCAGCTCCAATGATTGGTTTCTTAGGAACCGTAATTGGTATGATTTTGGCATTTCATGAAATGGCATCTGCAGGCGGACAAGCAGAAATGGGGTCTTTAGCTTCAGGTATTTATACAGCAATGACAACCACAGTGGCTGGTTTAGTTGTAGGTATTATTGCATATATTGGGTACAACCACCTTGTAAACAGAACAGGTAAAGTTGTGCACGCTATGGAGGCTAATGCAGTAGACTTTTTAGATTTATTAAACGAACCACTTTAA
- a CDS encoding bifunctional folylpolyglutamate synthase/dihydrofolate synthase, with protein MTYSQTLDWMFAQLPIYQNKGKSAFNGKLDNIKLFSKALGSPEQQFKSIHVAGTNGKGSSSHMLASILQEAGYKVGLYTSPHLKDFRERIRINGSKIPENAVISFVKDNMSFFKDHKLSFFEMTVAMAFKYFANEEVDIAIIEVGLGGRLDSTNIITPEISLITNIGLDHTDLLGDTLEKIAAEKAGIIKEGVSVVVSEYQTDTAPIFNTMAALKNAPIIFADSISVKTYKTSLLGNYQQKNIKGVVAVLQQLKEFVINDKAIEKGLLRVVENTGLMGRWQQLQDQPKVICDTAHNKEGLSLTIEQLNQQTYKSLFIVLGVVKDKNLDAILPLFPKNAKYFFCCPKIERGLNAAELKAKASSFLLQGDAYSSVKEALKKAKSLAKKEDLIYVGGSTFVVAEIV; from the coding sequence ATGACATATAGCCAAACGTTAGATTGGATGTTTGCTCAACTTCCAATATACCAAAACAAAGGAAAATCTGCGTTTAATGGTAAGTTAGATAATATAAAGCTATTTTCTAAAGCTTTAGGATCTCCAGAACAACAGTTTAAAAGTATACACGTAGCTGGTACTAATGGTAAGGGCTCTAGTAGTCATATGTTAGCGTCTATTTTGCAAGAGGCTGGCTACAAAGTTGGTTTGTATACTTCTCCGCATTTAAAAGATTTTAGAGAGCGCATAAGAATTAATGGCAGTAAAATTCCAGAGAATGCTGTTATTAGTTTTGTAAAAGATAATATGTCTTTTTTTAAAGATCATAAATTGTCTTTTTTTGAAATGACAGTAGCTATGGCATTTAAATATTTTGCCAATGAAGAGGTAGATATAGCAATAATAGAAGTTGGTTTGGGTGGAAGATTAGATTCTACTAACATCATAACACCAGAAATATCTTTAATTACAAATATTGGATTAGATCATACAGATTTGTTGGGTGATACTCTAGAGAAAATAGCAGCAGAAAAAGCGGGTATTATTAAGGAAGGTGTTTCTGTTGTTGTTAGTGAGTACCAAACAGATACTGCTCCAATATTTAATACAATGGCTGCTTTAAAAAATGCGCCTATAATTTTTGCAGATTCTATTTCTGTAAAAACTTATAAAACATCTTTACTTGGTAATTATCAACAAAAAAATATAAAAGGAGTAGTTGCGGTTTTGCAACAATTAAAAGAATTTGTAATTAATGATAAAGCAATAGAAAAAGGCTTATTACGTGTTGTAGAAAATACCGGATTAATGGGTAGGTGGCAACAATTACAAGACCAACCTAAAGTAATTTGTGACACGGCACATAATAAAGAAGGTCTAAGTTTAACTATAGAACAACTAAATCAGCAAACTTATAAGTCGCTTTTTATTGTGTTAGGAGTTGTTAAGGATAAGAATTTAGATGCTATTTTGCCTCTTTTTCCTAAAAATGCAAAATATTTTTTCTGCTGTCCAAAAATAGAAAGAGGGTTAAATGCAGCTGAGTTAAAAGCTAAGGCAAGTAGCTTTTTATTACAGGGAGATGCTTATTCATCTGTAAAAGAAGCACTTAAAAAAGCAAAATCTTTAGCCAAAAAAGAAGATTTAATTTACGTTGGCGGCAGTACTTTTGTTGTTGCAGAAATAGTTTAA
- a CDS encoding acyl-CoA dehydrogenase, translating to MDFKLTEEQLMIQQAARDFAQNELLPEVIERDDAQRFPKEEVKKMGELGFLGMMVDSKYGGSGLDTLSYVLVMEELSKVDASCSVIVSVNNSLVCWGLETFGTEEQKQKYLTRLTTGESIGAFCLSEPEAGSDATSQKTTAIDKGDHYVLNGTKNWITNGSSADIYLVIAQTDIEKGHKGINALIVEKGAEGFEIGPKENKLGIRGSDTHSLIFNDVKVPKENRIGEDGFGFKFAMKTLSGGRIGIAAQALGIAAGAYELALKYSKQRKAFGTEIANHQAIAFKLADMHTSIEAARMLVYKAAMDKDNHENYDLSGAMAKLYASKVAMDVAVEAVQIHGGNGFVKDYHVERLMRDAKITQIYEGTSEIQKIVISRSILRD from the coding sequence ATGGACTTTAAGTTAACAGAAGAACAATTAATGATTCAACAAGCAGCAAGAGATTTTGCTCAAAATGAATTATTACCAGAAGTAATTGAAAGAGATGACGCCCAAAGGTTTCCTAAGGAAGAGGTAAAAAAAATGGGCGAACTAGGCTTTTTAGGAATGATGGTTGACTCCAAATACGGAGGAAGCGGCCTAGATACACTTTCTTATGTACTAGTAATGGAAGAATTGTCTAAAGTAGATGCTTCTTGCTCTGTAATTGTTTCTGTAAACAACTCTTTAGTTTGTTGGGGATTAGAAACATTTGGTACAGAAGAACAAAAGCAAAAATATTTAACACGTTTAACAACAGGAGAAAGTATTGGTGCTTTTTGCTTATCTGAACCTGAAGCTGGTAGTGATGCTACTTCTCAAAAAACAACAGCTATAGATAAAGGAGACCACTACGTTTTAAACGGTACTAAAAACTGGATTACTAACGGTAGCTCTGCGGATATTTATTTAGTAATTGCACAAACAGATATAGAAAAAGGACACAAAGGAATTAATGCTCTTATTGTTGAAAAAGGTGCAGAAGGTTTTGAAATTGGGCCAAAAGAAAATAAACTAGGTATTAGAGGTAGTGATACACATTCTTTAATTTTTAACGATGTAAAAGTACCTAAAGAAAACAGAATTGGAGAAGATGGTTTTGGTTTTAAATTTGCCATGAAAACGCTTTCTGGCGGAAGAATTGGTATTGCTGCACAAGCATTAGGTATTGCTGCAGGCGCTTATGAATTAGCATTAAAATACTCTAAACAAAGAAAAGCATTTGGTACCGAGATTGCTAACCACCAAGCTATTGCTTTTAAATTAGCAGATATGCACACTTCTATTGAGGCCGCAAGAATGTTAGTTTACAAAGCTGCAATGGATAAAGACAATCATGAGAACTATGATTTATCCGGTGCTATGGCCAAATTATATGCATCTAAAGTTGCTATGGATGTTGCTGTAGAAGCTGTACAAATACACGGTGGCAACGGTTTTGTTAAAGATTACCACGTAGAGCGTTTAATGAGAGATGCTAAAATTACACAGATTTACGAAGGTACTTCTGAAATACAAAAAATTGTAATTTCTAGAAGTATTTTAAGAGATTAA
- a CDS encoding Glu/Leu/Phe/Val dehydrogenase dimerization domain-containing protein translates to MKDLLQKYEDKQPEIVFNWKDSETEAEGWTVINSLRGGAAGGGTRMRKGLDMNEVLSLAKTMEVKFTVSGPAIGGAKSGINFDPSDPRKKGVLKRWYNAVAPLLKSYYGTGGDLNVDEIHEVIPITEDAGVWHPQEGVFNGHFKPTEADKINRIGQLRLGVIKVIESNTYSPSVERKYTVADMITGFGVAEAAKHYYDIYGGTVEGKRAIVQGFGNVGAAAAYYLSQMGAKIVGIIDRDGGIINKEGFSFEEVKELYLNKNGNTLVADNMIPFEEINKQIWGLEAEIFAPCAASRLITKEQITQLINTGLEVITCGANVPFADKEIFFGPIMEYTDERVSLIPDFISNCGMARVFAYFMERRVEMNDELVFKDTSETIKKAMQNVYKNNASKKQLSKTAFEIALKQLI, encoded by the coding sequence ATGAAAGATTTACTACAAAAATACGAGGATAAACAACCTGAAATTGTTTTTAATTGGAAAGATTCTGAGACTGAAGCCGAAGGGTGGACAGTTATAAATTCTTTGCGTGGCGGTGCTGCTGGTGGTGGTACAAGAATGCGTAAAGGATTAGATATGAACGAGGTTCTTTCTTTAGCTAAAACAATGGAAGTTAAATTTACGGTTTCTGGACCAGCAATTGGTGGTGCTAAATCAGGAATTAATTTTGATCCAAGTGACCCAAGAAAAAAAGGAGTTTTAAAACGTTGGTACAATGCCGTTGCACCATTATTAAAAAGTTATTACGGTACTGGTGGCGATTTAAATGTTGATGAAATACACGAGGTTATTCCTATTACCGAAGATGCTGGAGTGTGGCACCCACAAGAAGGGGTTTTTAACGGACATTTTAAACCTACAGAAGCAGATAAAATTAACCGTATTGGACAATTGCGTTTAGGGGTTATAAAAGTAATAGAAAGTAATACATATTCTCCTTCTGTAGAACGTAAGTATACAGTGGCAGATATGATTACAGGTTTTGGTGTAGCAGAAGCAGCCAAACACTATTATGATATTTACGGCGGTACTGTAGAAGGTAAAAGGGCAATAGTACAAGGTTTTGGTAATGTTGGTGCAGCAGCAGCATATTACCTAAGTCAAATGGGAGCTAAAATAGTAGGTATTATAGACCGTGATGGCGGAATAATTAATAAAGAAGGCTTTTCTTTTGAAGAAGTAAAAGAGCTTTACCTTAATAAAAACGGAAATACTCTTGTAGCGGATAATATGATTCCGTTTGAAGAAATTAATAAACAAATTTGGGGTTTAGAAGCGGAAATATTTGCACCTTGTGCCGCATCTAGACTAATAACCAAAGAACAAATAACACAGTTAATAAATACAGGCCTAGAAGTTATTACATGCGGGGCTAATGTACCATTTGCAGATAAAGAAATTTTCTTTGGTCCTATAATGGAATATACAGATGAACGCGTAAGTTTAATTCCAGATTTTATATCTAACTGTGGTATGGCAAGAGTATTTGCTTACTTTATGGAAAGAAGAGTAGAAATGAATGATGAGTTGGTTTTTAAAGATACTTCTGAAACCATTAAAAAGGCAATGCAAAATGTATATAAAAATAACGCTTCAAAAAAGCAGTTAAGTAAAACAGCTTTTGAGATAGCATTAAAACAATTAATATAA